From Desulfosoma caldarium, the proteins below share one genomic window:
- a CDS encoding superoxide dismutase: protein MPGAVPPAWAQKIQGSPAWEVPPLPYPENALEPHLSGRTLSFHYGKHHLGYAVNLKKLVQGTPLAVMSLEEIIKATVDKPEQKAVFNNAAQVWNHTFYWRCMRAGGGGQPDVSLTQRFIKDFGSPQAFMEQFRAAAVSLFGSGWAWLVEEAGVLKIVQTSNADTPIAHGQKPLLTIDVWEHAYYLDYQNRRADYVQAFMTHLVDWSFVAKNLGVA from the coding sequence ATGCCGGGGGCCGTGCCACCGGCGTGGGCGCAGAAGATTCAGGGCTCCCCCGCCTGGGAGGTGCCGCCCTTGCCATATCCCGAAAATGCGCTGGAGCCCCATCTTTCGGGCAGGACACTTTCCTTTCACTACGGCAAACACCATCTGGGCTATGCCGTCAATCTCAAAAAGCTGGTGCAGGGAACGCCTTTGGCTGTCATGAGCCTGGAAGAAATCATTAAGGCGACGGTGGACAAGCCGGAACAAAAGGCTGTTTTCAACAATGCCGCACAGGTGTGGAACCATACCTTCTACTGGCGCTGCATGCGTGCCGGGGGCGGCGGCCAACCCGATGTGAGCCTGACCCAAAGGTTCATCAAGGACTTTGGGAGTCCGCAGGCTTTTATGGAGCAGTTTCGCGCCGCCGCCGTGAGTCTTTTCGGCAGCGGTTGGGCCTGGCTTGTGGAAGAGGCCGGCGTGCTGAAGATCGTGCAGACGTCCAACGCCGATACACCCATTGCCCACGGTCAAAAGCCCTTGCTCACCATCGATGTCTGGGAGCATGCGTATTACCTGGATTACCAGAACCGCCGAGCAGACTATGTCCAGGCTTTCATGACGCACCTCGTTGACTGGTCTTTTGTGGCCAAGAACCTCGGCGTCGCATGA
- a CDS encoding coiled-coil domain-containing protein, with product MPSVALMKKLSALEPAVRDALLAVMEEMASQKVQEESVTREAFDELTNVVKRLAAAQEFTAQSLQSLADAQARTEQRLAETQTQTEQRLCALAQAQERTERQLEKLAQAQSQTEQRLHVFADTIQRLAEAQERTDQHLSALTEHVQRLAEAQERTERRLEELAQAQSQTEQRLHVFADTIQRLAEAQERTEQHLSALSEHIQRLAEAQERTERQLEELAQAQSQTEQRLSALTERVDRLAEAQERTEQQLEKLAQAQSQTEQRLSALTERVDRLAEAQERTERRLEELAQAQSQTEQRLNALTERVDRLAEAQERTEKRLDELASAQIALQETVERLGFGLGAVRDQVGGLSRTMAYALENEAYRRLPDFLRERHGIVVLERLVRTEIAGREVNFFGRVRKDGQEGHLVGESVLRLDDRAKLAQIQATMDAVEEALGGPVIPVIVTHFAKKDVLEKARQRSILVIQSFEW from the coding sequence ATGCCTTCCGTGGCTTTGATGAAAAAACTCAGTGCACTGGAGCCGGCCGTTCGAGACGCTCTTCTTGCTGTAATGGAGGAAATGGCAAGTCAAAAGGTGCAGGAAGAATCCGTCACTCGAGAGGCCTTTGACGAACTCACCAATGTGGTCAAAAGGCTTGCCGCAGCCCAAGAGTTTACGGCGCAATCCTTGCAAAGCCTTGCCGATGCGCAAGCACGAACCGAACAGCGACTCGCCGAAACTCAGACCCAAACCGAACAGCGCCTCTGTGCCCTCGCCCAAGCCCAGGAAAGAACGGAACGGCAACTCGAAAAGCTCGCTCAAGCACAAAGCCAAACCGAACAGCGACTTCACGTCTTTGCCGATACGATCCAGCGACTCGCCGAAGCCCAGGAAAGGACCGATCAACATCTATCGGCCCTCACCGAGCACGTCCAGCGCCTTGCCGAGGCCCAGGAAAGAACGGAACGCCGACTCGAAGAGCTTGCTCAAGCTCAAAGCCAAACTGAACAGCGACTGCACGTCTTTGCCGATACGATCCAGCGACTCGCCGAAGCCCAGGAAAGGACCGAACAACATCTATCGGCCCTCTCCGAGCACATCCAGCGCCTTGCCGAGGCCCAGGAAAGAACGGAACGGCAACTCGAAGAACTCGCTCAAGCTCAAAGCCAAACCGAACAGCGACTCTCTGCCCTCACCGAACGCGTCGATCGCCTCGCCGAAGCCCAGGAAAGAACGGAACAGCAACTCGAAAAGCTCGCTCAAGCTCAAAGCCAAACCGAACAGCGACTCTCTGCACTCACCGAACGCGTCGATCGCCTCGCCGAAGCCCAGGAAAGAACGGAACGCCGACTTGAAGAGCTCGCTCAAGCTCAAAGCCAAACTGAACAGCGCCTCAATGCACTCACCGAACGCGTCGATCGCCTCGCCGAAGCCCAGGAAAGAACGGAAAAACGCTTAGACGAGCTCGCCTCCGCTCAAATTGCGCTCCAGGAAACCGTCGAACGGCTGGGGTTCGGCTTGGGGGCTGTACGCGACCAGGTGGGAGGGCTTTCCCGCACCATGGCCTATGCCTTGGAAAATGAAGCCTACCGCCGCCTGCCGGATTTTCTTAGGGAGCGGCACGGCATCGTCGTGCTGGAACGTCTTGTGCGCACGGAAATCGCCGGCAGGGAGGTCAACTTTTTCGGCCGTGTGCGTAAGGATGGACAAGAGGGGCATTTGGTGGGCGAATCCGTGCTTCGCCTTGACGATCGGGCAAAGCTCGCTCAGATCCAGGCAACCATGGACGCCGTGGAAGAGGCTCTGGGCGGCCCGGTGATTCCGGTGATCGTTACCCACTTCGCAAAAAAGGACGTCTTAGAAAAAGCCAGACAGCGGAGCATTCTGGTCATCCAAAGCTTTGAGTGGTGA